In Theileria parva strain Muguga chromosome 4 map unlocalized ctg_529, whole genome shotgun sequence, one DNA window encodes the following:
- the MRD1 gene encoding RNA recognition motif family protein (or RNP domain; RBD; RRM) has translation MTPDVYGDRSRLIIKNIPNSLDNKSLEKLVTKKCKDLGVTKSDIRLLTKEKKVNNEVKRVSKGICYVGFISESDATKFLNHYNNTYFNSCKVSIEYSKIITNNEINGVKGVKGVKNGITKAIDNRITGVNGVVVDEGKVVTEVKPVKAGVSSKRVHITFDDSDSEHDSGDIQRDHSEFPSKNENFTSPDTPCAIDMNRVVIFNLPYNVTEEMIRKLVKPYGKVEQIHIPLTKRNITEITSGNDIETFLTRGMCFVTFTFESDALEFIEQKNNTIFSGRIITVSHAKTEKSNDLANKFLQKYDKSKKYKNKSVDETSYSEFKAKKRKSEIENRTIWNILHLDINSAIKSIAKNLNITSEDILRGEQAGVNAAISESFILNKVKKWLSDQGINSEVTDYKEDLYDDILLIKNLPHDTEDRDLIRLFSSCGKITRFTTSPFKLLGLVQFSSKSECDKAFRTLSYRMFQGLPLYLQKVPKSLLPNVNTVQSDGIEIDSGPQRDGVESNEVVDKVDDTLDPDDTVDADEVDQNGTAEEPERAVERIGHVSVYVSNIDESVSEEEFSRHFSGLKGFVISKIIKPHGTKLEEKSSARYGFIEFDSINNAKEAIKRRIGTVIGTKIISLELSKNKQTISNYSSRKHKDPGPTEENDVIIVKNLPFQATKKELLELFKYYSNVKTVRIPKSAGNTHRGFGFVVFMSKNDAKLAMENLKNVHLYGRRLVLQYVENSQ, from the coding sequence ATGACACCAGATGTTTACGGCGATAGGAGTagattaattataaaaaacattCCAAACAGTTTGGATAATAAATCACTTGAGAAGTTGGTTACGAAAAAATGTAAAGATTTGGGCGTTACTAAGTCTGACATTCGCCTCCTTACCAAGGAGAAAAAGGTAAATAATGAAGTTAAAAGAGTCTCCAAAGGCATTTGTTACGTAGGATTTATCTCCGAAAGTGACGCCACCAAGTTTCTCAACCACTACAACAACACCTACTTCAACTCATGCAAAGTTTCCATCGAATACTCCAAAATCATTACTAACAATGAGATTAACGGGGTAAAAGGGGTCAAGGGAGTGAAAAATGGTATAACTAAGGCTATAGATAATCGTATAACTGGAGTGAATGGAGTAGTGGTGGATGAGGGAAAGGTGGTAACTGAGGTAAAGCCTGTGAAAGCTGGTGTTTCATCTAAACGTGTTCACATCACCTTCGATGATTCCGATTCAGAACATGACTCAGGTGATATTCAAAGGGATCACTCAGAATTTCCCTCCAagaatgaaaattttacctCTCCCGACACACCCTGTGCTATAGATATGAACAGAGTAGtgatatttaatttaccTTATAATGTAACAGAGGAGATGATAAGAAAGTTAGTAAAACCTTATGGTAAGGTGGAGCAAATCCACATCCCGCTGACAAAGAGAAATATAACAGAAATCACTAGTGGAAATGACATAGAGACTTTTCTAACCCGTGGCATGTGCTTTGTGACTTTTACTTTCGAGTCTGATGCCTTGGAATTCATTGAACAGAAGAATAACACCATTTTCTCCGGCCGAATCATCACAGTCTCACATGCAAAAACTGAGAAATCGAATGATTTGgctaataaatttttacaaaagtATGACAAGAGTAAGAAGTACAAGAATAAATCAGTGGATGAGACGAGTTACTCGGAGTTTAAAGCTAAAAAGAGAAAGTCTGAAATTGAGAACAGGACAATttggaatattttacaccttGACATTAACTCTGCAATCAAATCCATCGCCAAAAATCTTAACATAACTTCTGAGGACATTCTGAGGGGAGAGCAGGCAGGTGTAAATGCGGCAATCTCCGAATCCTTCATCCTCAACaaggttaaaaaatggTTATCGGACCAAGGCATAAACTCTGAAGTCACAGACTATAAGGAAGATTTATACGATGACATTTTGCTAATTAAGAACTTACCTCATGACACTGAGGACAGGGACTTGATCAGGTTATTCAGTTCCTGCGGGAAGATTACGAGGTTTACTACCTCACCTTTTAAACTACTTGGGCTAGTACAGTTCAGTAGTAAATCAGAATGTGATAAAGCCTTTAGAACTTTGTCCTATAGAATGTTCCAAGGCTTACCCTTATACCTTCAGAAAGTGCCAAAATCACTTTTACCCAATGTTAACACTGTACAATCAGATGGTATAGAAATTGATTCTGGACCACAGCGGGACGGTGTTGAGTCAAATGAAGTAGTAGATAAAGTAGATGACACTTTGGACCCAGATGACACTGTGGACGCAGATGAAGTTGACCAAAATGGAACGGCTGAGGAACCAGAAAGAGCAGTTGAGAGGATAGGACATGTGAGTGTGTATGTGAGTAATATAGATGAGAGTGTGAGTGAGGAGGAGTTTTCTAGGCATTTTTCAGGTTTAAAAGGCTTTGTGATATCAAAAATCATCAAGCCTCACGGTACAAAATTGGAGGAAAAATCCTCAGCTCGCTACGGATTTATCGAATTTGACAGCATAAATAACGCGAAGGAAGCGATTAAAAGACGCATTGGCACAGTAATCGGCACTAAAATCATAAGCTTAGAACTGTCAAAGAATAAACAAACGATATCAAACTACAGTAGCCGTAAGCATAAGGACCCAGGACCTACTGAGGAAAACGACGTGATAATAGTAAAGAATTTACCATTTCAAGCGACGAAGAAGGAGTTGCTGGAACTGTTCAAATACTATTCCAATGTCAAGACTGTGAGGATTCCGAAATCCGCTGGAAACACGCACAGAGGCTTTGGGTTCGTCGTTTTCATGTCCAAAAACGACGCCAAACTCGCAAtggaaaatttaaaaaacgTACACCTCTACGGGAGAAGATTAGTCCTACAATACGTCGAAAACTCACaatag
- the Dnajc2 gene encoding Myb-like DNA-binding domain protein yields MSLCNYLRLCNHSHNQGLKISPKSSKHTKTVEPAGFTFFLLKEWKLNINPKQIFEVDGSSKREDFEFLELDLAPVKQFSEYSQKNESFSYFYKLIWSRILLSEFPSSESESGDEETTKKRDKKFKSIKTLGFVRNFIAKEKNAYELLNCTDSDGINKIKANYRRLVLLLHPDKGQNQKVPEDLKDYEKKYKVSTISRQEKSELFLLLQDAFTILNDVDMRLEYDSNLPFDESIPTHEEAKRKDFFLLFGPIFQMNSRWSRVKPVPLLGDNESDDEYVDDFYEFWRCFETLRTFSHAAPHLLEDAESREEKRWMERENLKVQKKLIKKEQLRIQKLIDLSLQYDPRIKRRQDRIRHEKLVKQKQAQEAKLLELRRIELEKEKQRLELEKLTEKIKFQKQITKKLRQHMRMVYQRCAGLGEISGTLEKLVTLDYDEMKSFSTKLYDILKIEFNFDRCPDNEYLEDLKLLDPKLREMALSDPEESELSALFGQISLKVNPTPDHSVTQSNTTVGTTVGTTVGTTVGTTVSNRAESVGTTPSAVTEWTKEDLKRLSKGVEINPAGTPGRWNLISKYVKTKTAAQCIEMSKLISNNITDNTTGTTSVHSTNGTDTVSMSSWSELQQTAFESALKKYPSHLDPVVRWRKIASEVPGKTPKECIARFKEIKAAITSMRS; encoded by the exons ATGAGCCTGTGTAACTACTTGAGATTATGTAACCATAGCCATAACCAGGGCTTAAAAATCTCACCAAAGTCTTCCAAACACACGAAAACCGTAGAACCGGCTGGATTCACATTCTTCCTACTCAAAGAATGGAAACTCAACATCAACCCTAAAC AAATATTTGAGGTTGATGGGAGTAGTAAGAGGGAGGACTTTGAGTTTCTGGAGTTGGATTTAGCGCCTGTAAAACAGTTCTCAGAGTATTCCCAGAAGAACGAGTCGTTTTCATACTTTTACAAGTTAATTTGGTCCAGAATATTATTGTCGGAGTTTCCCTCGTCAGAATCGGAGTCCGGTGACGAGGAAACCACGAAGAAACGTGATAAAAAGTTTAAGAGCATAAAGACTTTGGGGTTTGTGAGGAACTTTATCGCAAAGGAGAAAAACGCCTATGAATTATTAAACTGCACAGACTCCGACGggattaataaaattaaagcCAATTACCGGAGATTAGTCCTGTTACTACACCCTGACAAGGGCCAGAACCAGAAAGTACCCGAAGATCTCAAAGATTACGAAAAAAAGTATAAAGTTTCCACAATCTCCAGACAGGAGAAATCTGAACTCTTTCTACTACTCCAAGACGCATTCACCATCCTCAACG ATGTTGATATGAGATTGGAGTATGATTCGAATTTACCGTTTGATGAGTCGATCCCAACACATGAAGAAGCTAAACGAAAAGATTTCTTCCTCCTCTTCGGACCAATCTTCCAAATGAACTCCAG ATGGTCCAGAGTGAAGCCTGTTCCGTTATTGGGTGACAATGAGAGTGACGATGAGTATGTGGATGACTTTTATGAGTTTTGGCGTTGTTTTGAGACTCTGCGTACGTTTAGTCACGCTGCGCCACACTTACTTGAAGACGCCGAGAGCAGAGAAGAGAAACGCTGGATGGAACGAGAAAACCTCAAAGTACAAAAGAAACTCATCAAAAAAGAACAACTAAGAATACAAAAACTCATTGATCTTTCCTTACAATA TGACCCGCGAATAAAGAGAAGACAGGATAGAATAAGACATGAGAAATTAGTAAAGCAGAAGCAGGCGCAGGAGGCCAAGTTACTTGAACT GAGGAGAATTGAACTTGAAAAGGAAAAACAACGACTGGAACTTGAAAAACTCACggaaaaaatcaaattccAAAAACAAATCACcaaaaaatt GCGTCAGCATATGCGGATGGTATATCAGCGATGTGCGGGTTTGGGTGAGATTTCCGGTACTTTGGAGAAGCTTGTGACGCTAGACTACGATGAAATGAAGTCATTTTCCACGAAACTCTATGACATTCTGAAGATAGAATTCAACTTTGACAGATGTCCAGACAATGAATACTTGGAGGATCTTAAGCTATTAGATCCCAAACTCAGGGAAATGGCACTCAGCGACCCTGAGGAATCAGAACTTTCAGCACTTTTCGGACAAATTTCCCTCAAAGTTAATCCAACTCCTGATCACAGTGTTACTCAATCCAACACTACCGTGGGTACTACCGTGGGTACTACTGTGGGTACTACTGTGGGCACTACTGTGTCTAATAGAGCTGAATCAGTTGGTACGACACCTAGCGCCGTTACGGAATGGACAAAAGAGGACTTAAAAAGATTATCCAAGGGAGTGGAGATAAATCCAGCTGGAACACCTGGGAGATGGAACTTAATCTCAAAGTACGTCAAGACCAAAACCGCAGCACAATGCATTGAAATGTCCAAACTCATCTCTAACAATATCACCGACAATACCACGGGCACCACCAGTGTCCACAGCACTAATGGTACGGATACAGTATCAATGAGTAGCTGGAGCGAGTTACAACAAACT GCGTTTGAGAGTGCACTGAAGAAGTACCCATCGCATTTAGATCCCGTGGTTCGATGGCGAAAAATCGCATCAGAAGTGCCCGGAAAAACTCCCAAAGAATGTATAGCACGCTTCAAAGAG ataaAGGCTGCGATAACCTCGATGAGGTCATAA
- a CDS encoding SVSP family protein codes for MSGINLYILIVILIVYVRCADKQGDKNLSLVAYSDSEEEENFEVTETTGETSELPDDTKPQDAPGTPKTPEHAAEKDVKQPVKPYDKPLRKCETIQFFKKGTEGNLVLMTGADYVKIVKYRKEEKYEFKVDLELVVCDGVTAYEHRPGRPYCSKLIHNKIDNVLTIIREGSILRMTFDRGKWRASSRSKPAQVELFTKDSRGNYKLITSHHYTVETNETGGSAYIFMPGVKCRKIIINKLLVWKKTDEKEYPTKFFVTIRLDVFLFFREYKLLFKKSGQKYRQITRHK; via the coding sequence ATGTCCGgcataaatttatatatattaatcgTAATTCTGATTGTATATGTAAGATGTGCTGATAAACAAGGTGACAAGAACCTAAGCCTAGTGGCATACAGTGACAGTGAAGAGgaagaaaattttgaaGTAACTGAAACCACAGGGGAAACCAGTGAATTACCAGACGATACCAAACCTCAGGATGCACCGGGAACACCTAAAACCCCCGAACATGCAGCTGAAAAAGATGTAAAACAACCAGTTAAACCTTATGATAAACCTTTAAGAAAATGTGAAACAATTCAATTCTTTAAAAAAGGTACTGAAGGcaatttagttttaatgaCTGGAGCAGATTATGTGAAGATAGTTAAGTATAGAAAAGAagaaaaatatgaatttaaagtGGATCTTGAGCTTGTGGTTTGTGATGGCGTGACGGCTTATGAACATAGACCTGGCCGGCCTTACTGTTCAAAACTAAttcataataaaattgacaaCGTTTTAACCATTATTCGTGAGGGCTCAATTTTGCGTATGACGTTTGATAGAGGGAAGTGGCGAGCAAGTTCACGCAGTAAACCAGCACAGGTAGAATTATTCACTAAAGATTCAAGGGGAAATTATAAGTTAATAACGAGTCATCATTACACTGTGGAAACTAATGAAACTGGTGGATCGGCATATATATTTATGCCAGGCGTAAAATgtagaaaaattataattaataaattattagtttgGAAAAAAACTGATGAAAAAGAGTATCCAACAAAGTTTTTTGTTACCATAAGATTGGACGTCTTTCTATTTTTCAGAGAATATAAACTTTTATTTAAGAAAAGTGGCCAAAAATATAGACAAATTACCAGACACAAATAA
- a CDS encoding putative integral membrane protein yields MRYISSVVLGLYLTLLAIAAINTQRGGSFLNYGTTERGHPSLQSDELDALGTPEEGPRRGNPGVLSKVKDFFYSDGKTLHKTHNNVLLLSFEGFKNVRNKQVVDNTHLQVQKTLDLFKNNTEKGVLHFSTRDKLQPKSTINKATFKLNKLFDAKSLGFKCPTNAVKLYLIEPLNDELKIKVLKGPIKVELKKSEVEVDVTNFFSDLQDDTPQVKGNLMQFLDLSVRKGATPAKSAPGEDDLEFDDEPEESGDQKDEENDENFFGKEGSNREEAGELMPSGGGTIDKYLMLEADSNCYFAFDVEKNKPKIKIETSKKTTTRLKQANKVAIGGVATAVGLVIFGAVFIILRSRRTDYSYFYDKQNETAALT; encoded by the exons ATGCGTTATATATCATCGGTAGTGTTGGGACTGTATTTAACATTGTTGGCGATAGCGGCAATAAACACTCAGAGGGGCGGGAGTTTCCTTAACTATGGGACGACTGAGCGTGGTCACCCAAGTCTCCAGTCAGATGAGTTAGATGCTCTTGGCACTCCTGAGGAGGGACCTAGAAGGGGAAACCCTGGCGTATTATCTAAAGTGAAAGACTTCTTCTACTCTGACGGTAAAACACTACACAAAACCCATAACAATGTGTTGTTACTTTCATTTGAAGGGTTCAAGAATGTGAGAAACAAGCAAGTGGTAGATAACACACATTTACAGGTACAAAAGACCCTAGACTTGttcaaaaataatactGAGAAAGGTGTGCTCCACTTCAGTACAAGGGATAAATTACAGCCCAAAAGTACCATTAACAAGGCCACCTTTAAGCTTAATAAACTCTTTGACGCTAAGTCGCTCGGTTTCAAATGCCCTACCAACGCTGTCAAGCTCTACCTCATTGAGCCACTCAATGACGAGCTTAAAATCAAAGTGCTCAAAGGGCCAATCAAAGTCGAACTCAAGAAAAGTGAAGTTGAAGTTGACGTGACCAACTTCTTCAGTGATCTCCAAGATGACACTCCTCAAG tgaAAGGGAATTTGATGCAATTTTTGGATTTATCAGTGAGAAAAGGTGCGACACCAGCGAAATCAGCGCCTGGCGAAGATGATTTAGAATTCGATGATGAGCCTGAGGAATCCGGTGATCAAAAGGACGAGGAGAACGACGAGAATTTCTTCGGAAAAGAAGGTAGCAACAGGGAGGAAGCTGGTGAATTGATGCCTTCAGGAGGAGGAACAATTGACAAGTATCTGATGCTGGAAGCGGATTCAAACTGTTACTTCGCCTTTGACGTGGAGAAGAATAAGCCGAAAATCAAGATTGAAACTTCGAAGAAGACTACTACAAGGCTTAAACAGGCCAATAAAGTTGCTATTGGAGGAGTTGCTACCGCCGTAGGATTAGTCATCTTCGGAGCTGTTTTTATAATCCTCAG gAGCAGAAGAACCGATTACTCATACTTTTACGATAAACAAAATGAAACCGCAGCCCTAACCTAA
- the HTB1 gene encoding Histone H2B.1, with the protein MVKKRVHKGKKKARSETYSTYIFKVLKQVHPDTGVSKKSMLVLNSFVTDTFEKLATEAGKLCKYNKKETLSSREVQTAVRLVLPGELAKHAVSEGTKAVTKFTGKHH; encoded by the coding sequence ATGGTAAAGAAGCGTGTGCATAAGGGTAAGAAGAAGGCTCGTTCGGAGACTTACAGTacttatatatttaaggtGCTGAAGCAGGTTCATCCGGATACGGGTGTGTCAAAGAAGTCGATGTTGGTGCTTAACTCGTTTGTGACTGACACTTTCGAGAAGCTCGCCACTGAGGCTGGCAAGCTCTGCAAGTACAACAAGAAGGAAACCCTCAGCTCCCGCGAGGTTCAAACCGCCGTCAGGCTCGTACTTCCAGGCGAACTCGCCAAACACGCCGTCTCAGAAGGCACCAAAGCCGTCACCAAATTCACAGGCAAACACCATTAA
- a CDS encoding Type IIB DNA topoisomerase family protein, which yields MSLLTLEYYFLSLLQDLTSPNFLVNSVTVLQYTRVILVLRNILRNLRRGAVITLRGIYYNCAHVCQSQRDSDQIIIDITQKTKLSRKKLLISTCPKALIKGHLTLSEIFNHNQIIHSNCDNTLQGNGIAFSSICDFDIQFPYTTLNYLLIVEKETVYHRLLKFGLLEKHKPCAIVLCRGFPDHSTRELVYKIYQKAENQFPFIILTDFNPSGLIISLNFHKTPRTTSYYVEDCGIENLYWMCLSSSEKISGIKSILTSRDLKIIQNLIQLEPENTIYDPKSGNSRENTSEKWNLRPDLVHIKNSREILEKFISEGFTYQLDDFDTLELLVTHSLDTLVNTFLNTLDDSTALQTV from the exons ATGAGTTTATTGACTTTGGAATATTACTTTCTTTCACTTTTACAAGATTTAACAAGCCCAAAC TTTTTGGTGAATTCTGTGACTGTTCTACAGTATACCCGAGTGATTTTAGTGTTGAGAAACATTTTGAGGAATTTGAGGCGTGGCGCAGTAATTACTTTGAGGGGAATTTACTACAACTGTGCTCACGTTTGCCAGAGTCAACGGGACTCTGatcaaataataattgacATAACTCAGAAAACTAAACTTTCCAGAAAGAAATTACTCATCAGTACTTGTCCCAAAGCACTTATCAAAGGTCACTTAACACTCTCTGAAATTTTCAACCACAATCAAATCATTCATTCCAACTGTGACAACACATTACAA GGTAACGGAATTGCATTTTCTTCAATTTGTGATTTCGACATACAATTCCCATACACAACACTAAATTACCTACTG ATAGTGGAGAAAGAGACTGTGTATCACAGATTATTGAAATTTGGACTCCTTGAAAA ACATAAGCCCTGTGCTATAGTACTTTGTAGAGGATTTCCAG aCCATTCAACTCGAGAGTTagtgtataaaatttatcaaaaggCTGAGAATCAATTTccttttattattttaacagaTTTTAATCCCTCAGGATTAATCATTAGTCTCAACTTCCATAAAACGCCCAGAACCACTTCCTACT ATGTTGAGGACTGTGGAATTGAGAATTTGTACTGGATGTGTTTGAGCAGTAGCGAGAAAATCAGCGGAATCAAGTCAATTCTAACCTCAAGAGacttaaaaattatacaaaactTAATACAACTTGAACCAGAAAATACAATTTATGACCCAAAGTCCGGGAATAGTAGGGAAAATACCAGTGAAAAGTGGAATCTTAGGCCCGATTTAGtacatataaaaaattcaag ggaaattttagaaaaatttatttctgaAGGTTTTACATATCAATTGGACGATTTTGACACTCTGGAACTCCTTGTCACCCATTCACTCGACACACTTGTTAACACATTTCTCAACACACTTGATGATTCCACAGCTTTACAAACTGTGTAG